From a region of the Paenibacillus lutimineralis genome:
- a CDS encoding ABC transporter permease, which yields MGVPMLRLLFRKMWNTKWLTLSTLIGLIVAVSFTVSIPMYSDGALKRVVSNTLKEQSEGLPAGSLIMSYQAVGGTKTDFAGLEAVNKYIAEEVPGEINFPFKAYVNARSLRSAEVYPQDPTKVDASRMRTMSINSMSGLQDHISVSGGNITSDNYDGKVLEALMLEEAMYRQDLHVGDVMEYPVSGGSGIVLKIKIVGTFQPTDETDPYWYQGFEGMMNSFFVNEKVFNEALLKKLSIPIHGSSWYYAFDLREIKTSQLSPLSSTLDRLNVELYQKLKDTKVDLSFGELLNDFRKQSLQMQTLLFTLAAPMIAMVFYYIVMNAKQSLDKQQSDIAVLRSRGASTKQIIFIYLLEGIMLGVAAMIFGPLLGWFMSKSIGSADGFLTFVNRKSIPVGFNMDALLLGGLAVLIAILATVLPAVSYARASIVNAKRKQARNDRMPTWQRWCLDIVLMGVAGYGYYLFYERQMLTFQTGMTTDELQVQPFLFFVPALAIFSIGLFFLRIFPWILKLIGWIGKKWLPVPYYLSLTQLSRSASSYYPLMILLVLTLGLGVYNASAARTIDLNSTERTLYKYGADVIMQTVWEETPEAPTKPPTGQGQGGSGGGGNPGGGNPGGGNPGGGGPGGGPGNGQGNKPTKTNYIEPPFEVFRKLEGVEHAARVLQTKGNLIISGRSAGQGNIMGIDNADFYQVAWFRDDLFPAAPHQYLNLLGMNEGAALVPSNLAEKYQLKPGDIITVSLAERSVDFIVYGILPYWPSMYPDESPFLIANLDYIYDQAKILPYEVWLKMKPDAKVGPLVTKLASENIDLYSVKDVRSELASQKKHPTRGGVFGILSMGFLVSVIVSLIGYVMYWFFNLSSRVVQFGILRAMGLSRRQLTLMLLAEQLLTAGLSIVLGIVIGKVAGKLYLPFLQTADNVTSQVPPFRIIFNSSDTMQLYVVVLVMLLLGAGLLLWQIRRLRVHQAVKMGEER from the coding sequence ATGGGAGTGCCGATGTTACGTTTGCTATTCCGTAAAATGTGGAACACGAAATGGTTAACGCTGAGCACCTTAATCGGTTTGATCGTGGCGGTCTCCTTTACGGTTAGCATACCGATGTATTCCGACGGAGCGCTTAAGCGCGTTGTTTCTAATACCCTGAAGGAACAAAGTGAAGGACTTCCTGCCGGCTCTCTGATTATGAGCTACCAGGCGGTAGGAGGAACGAAGACTGACTTTGCGGGACTTGAAGCTGTTAATAAGTATATTGCTGAGGAAGTTCCAGGGGAAATTAATTTTCCGTTCAAGGCCTATGTTAATGCCCGTTCCCTAAGAAGCGCGGAGGTGTATCCGCAGGACCCGACGAAGGTCGATGCGAGCCGCATGCGGACGATGTCGATCAATTCCATGAGTGGTCTTCAAGATCATATCTCGGTGTCAGGGGGCAATATTACCTCGGATAACTATGACGGAAAAGTTCTGGAAGCACTAATGCTGGAAGAAGCGATGTATCGGCAAGATCTGCATGTTGGGGATGTGATGGAATATCCCGTCTCAGGCGGATCTGGCATCGTTCTTAAGATAAAGATTGTCGGTACATTCCAGCCGACGGATGAGACGGATCCTTATTGGTATCAAGGGTTCGAAGGAATGATGAACAGCTTCTTCGTGAATGAGAAAGTATTTAATGAGGCTCTTCTTAAGAAATTATCGATTCCGATTCATGGTTCTAGCTGGTATTATGCTTTTGATCTACGTGAGATCAAGACGAGTCAACTGTCGCCATTATCGAGCACGCTTGACCGATTGAATGTTGAGCTATATCAGAAGCTGAAGGATACGAAGGTGGACCTATCTTTTGGTGAACTGTTAAATGATTTCCGGAAGCAGAGCCTGCAGATGCAAACCTTGCTCTTCACGCTTGCGGCCCCGATGATCGCCATGGTGTTCTACTATATTGTTATGAATGCTAAGCAGTCATTGGATAAACAGCAGAGTGATATTGCCGTGCTGCGCAGTCGGGGGGCTTCTACCAAGCAGATTATTTTCATTTATTTGCTGGAAGGGATTATGTTAGGTGTGGCTGCCATGATATTCGGCCCCTTGCTCGGCTGGTTTATGTCAAAGAGCATCGGTTCCGCTGACGGCTTCCTGACCTTTGTCAATCGTAAGTCCATTCCTGTTGGCTTCAATATGGATGCGCTTCTTCTTGGAGGATTGGCGGTTCTTATCGCGATTCTTGCTACAGTACTTCCGGCGGTATCTTATGCCCGCGCCTCCATTGTCAATGCGAAGCGCAAACAGGCTCGTAACGATCGCATGCCAACCTGGCAGCGCTGGTGCTTGGATATTGTGCTGATGGGGGTCGCTGGATACGGCTATTACCTGTTCTATGAGCGCCAAATGTTAACTTTCCAGACGGGGATGACGACGGATGAGCTGCAGGTGCAGCCTTTCTTGTTCTTCGTTCCGGCGCTGGCTATTTTCTCGATCGGGCTATTCTTCCTGCGGATTTTCCCATGGATTCTTAAGCTGATCGGTTGGATCGGCAAGAAGTGGCTGCCGGTTCCATATTATTTGAGTCTTACCCAGTTATCCCGTTCAGCTTCTTCCTATTACCCACTGATGATTCTGCTGGTTCTAACATTAGGGCTGGGTGTATATAATGCTTCTGCCGCCCGTACGATTGATCTGAACTCGACGGAGCGTACGCTTTATAAATATGGGGCGGACGTCATCATGCAGACCGTGTGGGAAGAGACGCCTGAAGCGCCAACTAAGCCGCCAACAGGTCAAGGACAAGGAGGCTCCGGTGGTGGAGGCAACCCTGGCGGAGGTAATCCAGGAGGAGGCAATCCTGGAGGTGGGGGCCCGGGTGGAGGACCTGGAAATGGCCAGGGCAATAAACCGACCAAGACGAATTATATCGAACCGCCATTTGAAGTATTCCGCAAGCTGGAAGGTGTAGAGCATGCCGCCCGGGTGCTGCAGACCAAGGGCAATCTTATCATCTCCGGACGTTCAGCAGGTCAAGGGAACATTATGGGGATTGATAACGCTGATTTTTATCAGGTGGCCTGGTTCCGCGATGACTTGTTCCCGGCAGCTCCGCATCAATATTTGAATTTGCTGGGGATGAATGAGGGCGCTGCGCTTGTTCCGTCCAATCTGGCGGAGAAGTATCAGCTTAAGCCCGGCGACATTATTACGGTGTCTTTAGCGGAGCGATCTGTAGATTTCATTGTGTACGGGATTCTGCCGTACTGGCCTAGTATGTATCCGGATGAATCTCCGTTCCTCATTGCCAACCTGGATTATATTTATGATCAGGCTAAGATTCTTCCTTATGAAGTGTGGCTCAAGATGAAGCCGGATGCCAAGGTTGGACCGCTCGTCACGAAGCTGGCTAGTGAGAATATCGATCTCTATTCGGTCAAGGATGTACGCAGCGAACTGGCGTCGCAGAAGAAACATCCTACTCGCGGTGGGGTATTCGGGATCTTGAGCATGGGCTTCCTAGTCTCGGTAATTGTATCCTTAATCGGTTATGTCATGTATTGGTTCTTCAACTTGTCAAGCCGGGTTGTACAATTTGGTATTTTGCGAGCTATGGGCTTATCGCGCAGACAGCTGACACTCATGCTATTGGCGGAGCAGCTGCTAACCGCAGGTTTATCTATAGTACTCGGGATCGTTATCGGCAAAGTGGCCGGTAAGTTGTATCTGCCGTTCTTGCAGACTGCAGACAACGTAACTTCACAGGTTCCTCCGTTCAGAATTATTTTCAATTCCTCGGATACGATGCAATTATATGTTGTCGTTCTAGTTATGCTGCTGCTCGGTGCCGGACTCTTGTTATGGCAGATCCGTCGCTTGCGTGTACACCAGGCAGTCAAGATGGGAGAGGAGCGGTAA